One part of the Vitis riparia cultivar Riparia Gloire de Montpellier isolate 1030 chromosome 8, EGFV_Vit.rip_1.0, whole genome shotgun sequence genome encodes these proteins:
- the LOC117919657 gene encoding pentatricopeptide repeat-containing protein At5g12100, mitochondrial — MAKRIHLSKFSIGSTLNKPQKSLLLPSCKPFCSLTEKQEATSTNNSTTNLQGQVQEQARHEHVQKLQTLLQQGRTETARRLIRSMLLPKSPFSSPSHLYTLFSLSSTPMKPLFSDMLLSICSESKMVSESAELYMLMKKDGVLPSVASLNLFLESLVSTKRYEETLQLFSEIVESGLRPDQFMYGKAIQAAVKLGDLKRAIELMTCMKRGGVSPGVFVYNVVIGGLCKEKRMKDAEKLFDEMLDRRVAPNRITYNTLIDGYCKVGQLEEAFNIRERMKVENVEPTIITFNSLLNGLCRAQMMEEAQRVLEEMEVYGFVPDRFTYTTLFDGHLKCGNVDASITLSEEAVRKGVQILDYTCSILLNALCKEGNMEKAEEVLKKFLENGLAPVGVFFNTIVNGYCQVGDINKAYTTIEKMEAVGLRPNHVTYNSLVKKFCEMKNMEEAEKCIKKMVEKGVLPNVETYNTLIDGYGRSCLFDRCFQILEEMEKKGLKPNVISYGCLINCLCKDANILEAEVILGDMVHRGVVPNAQIYNMLIDGSCIAGKLKDAFRFFDEMVAREIVPTLVTYNILINGLCKKGKVMEAENLASEITRKGLSFDVITYNSLISGYSSAGNVQKALELYETMKKSGIKPTLNTYHRLIAGCGKEGLVLVEKIYQEMLQMNLVPDRVIYNALIHCYVEHGDVQKACSLHSAMEAQGIQPDKMTYNCLILGHFKEGRMHEVKNLVDDMKIRGLIPKTETYDILIVGHCKLKDFDGAYVWYREMFENGFTPSVSICDNLITGLREEGRSHDADVICSEMIMKGKDDCRADEDASAV; from the coding sequence atggCGAAACGAATACATCTCTCAAAATTCTCCATCGGTAGTACCCTGAACAAACCCCAAAAATCCCTCTTGCTTCCTTCCTGCAAGCCCTTCTGCTCTCTCACAGAGAAGCAAGAAGCTACGTCTACAAACAACAGCACCACCAACCTCCAAGGTCAAGTCCAAGAACAGGCCCGCCATGAACATGTTCAAAAGCTCCAAACCCTCCTCCAACAGGGTCGTACCGAAACCGCGCGAAGGCTCATCAGGTCTATGCTTTTACCCAAATCACCTTTCTCTTCACCCTCTCATCTCTACACTCTCTTCTCCCTCTCTTCAACCCCCATGAAACCCCTTTTCTCCGACATGCTCTTATCCATTTGTTCCGAGTCCAAAATGGTTTCGGAATCTGCGGAATTGTACATGTTGATGAAGAAAGATGGTGTATTGCCATCCGTAGCGTCTCTCAATCTGTTTCTTGAATCTTTGGTGTCGACAAAACGGTACGAGGAAACTCTTCAGTTGTTTTCGGAGATTGTGGAGTCCGGGCTTCGACCGGATCAGTTTATGTATGGGAAGGCGATTCAGGCGGCAGTGAAGTTAGGGGACTTGAAAAGGGCTATTGAGCTTATGACTTGTATGAAGAGGGGAGGGGTGAGTCCGGGTGTTTTTGTGTATAATGTTGTGATTGGTGGGTTGTGTAAAGAGAAGAGAATGAAGGATGCGGAGAAGCTATTTGACGAAATGCTTGATAGGAGGGTGGCACCCAATCGGATTACCTATAACACACTTATTGATGGGTATTGCAAAGTGGGACAGTTGGAGGAGGCATTTAATATTCGGGAGCGGATGAAGGTGGAAAATGTGGAGCCGACCATTATTACTTTCAATTCGTTGCTTAATGGGCTTTGTCGGGCACAGATGATGGAAGAGGCACAACGGGTGTTGGAAGAGATGGAAGTTTATGGATTCGTTCCGGACAGATTTACTTATACTACTCTTTTTGATGGCCACTTGAAGTGTGGGAATGTGGATGCTTCAATTACCCTTTCTGAAGAAGCAGTAAGGAAAGGGGTTCAGATTCTTGATTATACTTGTAGCATTTTGTTGAATGCGTTATGTAAGGAAGGGAATATGGAGAAGGCTGAGGAAGTTTTGAAgaagtttttggaaaatgggCTTGCTCCAGTAGGGGTGTTTTTTAACACAATTGTGAATGGATACTGCCAGGTTGGTGATATTAACAAAGCATATACGACAATTGAAAAAATGGAAGCAGTTGGGTTGAGGCCCAACCATGTCACTTACAATTCCTTGGTCAAGAAGTTTTGTGAAATGAAGAATATGGAGGAGGCAGAGAAATGCATAAAGAAGATGGTGGAAAAGGGAGTTTTGCCAAATGTCGAGACATATAACACTTTAATTGATGGCTATGGGCGGAGTTGCCTTTTTGATAGGTGTTTCCAGATTCTCgaagaaatggagaaaaagGGGCTAAAGCCCAACGTTATAAGCTATGGTTGTCTCATAAATTGTTTATGCAAGGATGCTAACATTCTTGAAGCTGAAGTAATACTTGGTGATATGGTACACAGAGGAGTGGTGCCAAACGCACAAATATACAATATGCTGATTGATGGTAGCTGTATAGCGGGGAAGTTGAAAGATGCTTTCAGGTTTTTTGATGAGATGGTGGCAAGAGAGATTGTTCCCACGCTTGTAACAtacaatattcttataaatGGGCTCTGCAAAAAGGGTAAAGTAATGGAAGCTGAAAACTTGGCCTCTGAGATCACAAGGAAAGGTTTGAGTTTTGATGTGATCACATACAACTCCCTAATTTCTGGATATTCTAGTGCAGGAAATGTTCAGAAGGCTTTGGAATTATATGAAACTATGAAGAAATCAGGAATTAAACCTACTCTAAATACATATCATCGTCTCATAGCTGGATGTGGCAAGGAAGGACTGGTGCTAGTGGAAAAAATTTATCAGGAAATGTTACAGATGAATTTGGTTCCTGATCGGGTTATATATAATGCACTTATTCATTGTTATGTTGAACATGGAGATGTCCAAAAGGCATGTTCTTTGCACTCTGCCATGGAAGCCCAGGGGATTCAGCCTGACAAGATGACCTATAATTGCTTGATTCTGGGGCACTTTAAAGAGGGTAGGATGCATGAAGTAAAGAATCTTGTCGATGATATGAAGATTAGAGGATTAATTCCTAAAACTGAAACCTATGACATACTGATTGTGGGGCATTGCAAGCTAAAGGATTTCGATGGAGCTTATGTCTGGTACAGAGAAATGTTTGAGAATGGTTTCACTCCCAGTGTCTCTATTTGTGACAATCTTATCACTGGCCTTAGAGAGGAGGGAAGGTCCCATGATGCTGATGTTATTTGCTCAGAAATGATTATGAAAGGAAAGGATGATTGTAGAGCAGATGAGGATGCTTCTGCTGTTTGA
- the LOC117920747 gene encoding glucomannan 4-beta-mannosyltransferase 9-like: protein MDRLSSTTLLPDALQGTRDDISEQLGVVWSQIKAPVIVPLMSIAVAVCLAMSLMLFFERVYLSIVIVLVKLFGRKPDKRYKWEPMKDDVELGSSAYPMVLVQIPMYNEKEVYQLSIGAACGLSWPSDRIIIQVLDDSTDPTIKDLVELECQRWASKGINIKYEIRSNRNGYKAGALKDGMKHSYVKQCDYVAIFDADFQPEPDFLWRAVPFLVHNPEIALVQARWKFVNSDECLMTRMQEMSLDYHFAVEQEVGSSTHAFFGFNGTAGVWRIAALNEAGGWKDRTTVEDMDLAVRASLKGWKFVYLGTLKVKNELPSTFKAYRYQQHRWSCGPANLFRKMVMEIVRNKKVSLWKKVHVIYSFFIVRKLVAHIVTFVFYCVVLPATVLVPDVEVPRWGAVYIPTIITILNAVGTPRSLHLMVFWILFENVMSLHRTKATLIGLLEGGRVNEWVVTEKLGDALKVKAATKAPKKPRFKIGERLHLLELGVGAFLFFCGCYDVAFGRNHYFMYLYVQAIAFFIVGFGYVGTFVPKS, encoded by the exons ATGGATCGGCTTTCGTCGACAACTCTTCTTCCTGATGCACTTCAGGGAACGAGAGACGACATTTCTGAGCAACTTGGGGTAGTTTGGAGTCAGATCAAAGCGCCAGTGATCGTACCCCTCATGAGCATTGCGGTGGCCGTGTGCTTGGCGATGTCACTGATGCTCTTCTTCGAGAGGGTCTACTTGAGCATTGTCATCGTTCTTGTAAAGCTCTTTGGGCGAAAACCAGACAAGCGTTACAAATGGGAGCCCATGAAAGACGATGTAGAGTTGGGAAGCTCGGCTTACCCGATGGTTCTGGTTCAAATCCCAATGTACAACGAAAAGGAG GTTTACCAGCTCTCAATTGGAGCTGCATGTGGACTCTCATGGCCCTCCGATCGTATCATAATTCAAGTCCTGGACGATTCAACCGACCCCACAATCAAG GACTTGGTGGAGCTAGAATGTCAGAGATGGGCAAGCAAAGGCATAAACATCAAGTACGAGATAAGAAGCAACAGAAATGGGTACAAAGCAGGAGCTCTCAAGGACGGAATGAAACACAGCTACGTTAAGCAGTGCGATTACGTAGCTATCTTCGACGCCGATTTCCAACCCGAACCTGATTTTCTGTGGCGCGCCGTTCCCTTTCTCGTCCACAACCCTGAAATAGCTCTCGTTCAGGCTCGTTGGAAATTCG TGAACTCGGACGAGTGTTTGATGACTAGGATGCAAGAGATGTCATTGGATTACCATTTCGCCGTGGAGCAGGAAGTGGGCTCCTCCACCCATGCCTTCTTTGGATTCAATG GGACAGCGGGTGTATGGAGAATTGCTGCACTGAACGAAGCTGGGGGATGGAAGGATAGGACAACAGTGGAGGATATGGATCTGGCAGTGAGGGCTAGTCTCAAAGGCTGGAAATTTGTCTACCTTGGTACTCTCAAG GTTAAAAATGAGTTGCCTAGTACCTTTAAAGCCTACCGCTACCAACAGCATCGGTGGTCGTGTGGCCCTGCTAATCTTTTCAGGAAAATGGTAATGGAGATTGTAAGAAACAAG AAAGTGTCTTTGTGGAAGAAGGTCCATGTGATTTACAGCTTCTTCATAGTTAGGAAGCTTGTAGCTCACATTGTCACCTTTGTCTTTTACTGTGTGGTACTACCAGCAACTGTTTTGGTTCCTGATGTTGAGGTTCCCAGGTGGGGAGCAGTTTATATCCCTACCATCATTACCATCCTCAATGCAGTTGGAACTCCAAG GTCACTCCACTTAATGGTTTTCTGGATCCTTTTTGAGAATGTCATGTCCCTACATCGGACCAAGGCTACCTTGATTGGACTGCTGGAAGGCGGTAGAGTTAACGAATGGGTTGTAACTGAGAAGCTAGGAGATGCTCTCAAAGTTAAAGCAGCCACTAAGGCACCCAAGAAACCACGATTCAAGATTGGAGAAAG ACTCCATTTGCTGGAGCTTGGAGTTGGAGCTTTCCTCTTCTTCTGTGGCTGCTATGATGTTGCCTTTGGAAGAAATCACTACTTCATGTACCTTTACGTTCAAGCTATTGCCTTCTTCATTGTGGGGTTTGGTTATGTTGGCACCTTTGTTCCCAAGTCTTAG